A genomic segment from Coccinella septempunctata chromosome 3, icCocSept1.1, whole genome shotgun sequence encodes:
- the LOC123310017 gene encoding uncharacterized protein LOC123310017 → MKNSKWHLHLLLLLFFESGFISTSDYYDVDKTIKVDLSYEGKTASGFKQFLKDALEKCDLIPGKYVELLITPPEGAEIDYTENLIKVMEDVLPSYMNATDTVLKITSVVNDISDFLEDIKVDIISGFADAKSLYSDIQRITEPYVLKIVSMYDEFHTKLTAILEDAIASCKHCSDAADAISFILNLDLPNGTTHDYVDQILDYANIYLKEKYSAFAIDKIILENRDGTMRNAQLLVKLLPNAQNDVTKLKLDLSSGDVDTEILIQRLISKSISIDVESRCEPIDIQVIPDKKGEKAIEDIKRIFQKVLQAFSPEKKYIITQLTAETNIENTFALQIECPRAKSVNDRKLRMRKRSLLFGFKNEIIIDLTRPGVSVETDLQKSIPQILSKIQAELKTSNYVSLSFSVRTPPKQGSGYIRIAQNELLLALKKYFKDCQINVAARPLIGFGGFLSQIVFDVSLEQRMSGGSILGNGIEILLDLFSPGINVISEVRTIILNLLPKITADIRLGKTVSFSLKVRPPKSSNSGFLQKMQDKIRLQLKTYFPNCGISVSPKNNNVGNGDYLIFLVELQPFYNIATTPPTGNFEINLETPGASLESQISIHLPSVLPKLQNLLDSNKPASLSLSVKPPRNFGSNYISLIKHQLTVIMQRKIPNRKISIIPVKENPSEISFNVNILPKLDDSNFPSIADINLGIKGIDLKKEINAFLSNLPPNFQKNLDRRIPQTFEIVVETSPSEGTPSIDRYLEEIKEILNKRFPSCYISISGKVESGLQPNTIMTIFEVLLQPGRKDQVAFLPGSWLKNKLDFNGDINGLISEIQFILKNTSSAASQQLKQNKTVGFSYEIVIEEDTTKIDLEVIASTILSQLIDVFPDFRLDTTINCIEDTENFIKKGEINILIQPEQRNEDVQWVSYPNRFVLELFREGATVDSQMKKVIAQLFGKIGGDSNKDDSHIVQFLIKPPKNSDEKFMYFTSDRIMDNLCRYFPEYFIEIISNAIMGDQNSITEIVLNVRLYPGRTPEEISISTGESPGIFELDVTKTTGSPIVQIGIWMQSNLGRIITELKSKPVILIFNIEPIENSRIEYQIMKLNEIKELILNLFINHNIRFEVRGVQDRRGFVKRTDVVVKIQPNFKEMTDTGFLGGILWDADENSFQIERPPRDLTWDMTIRNESVCEMTIRPDDNIAMAVDSEIRKILIDIRNALKVEKMYQAGFLLQFPGGISKQKLQFISKLMVEHFEHFNDNYIFKTNILDEQIDKDSVTKAKIIVDITSPKRTEIHIGSAEKGQNILEAIKQKLAETKKKMMDSLNQGQKADIVLNFSKPKSPSSKFVEETLAILDQELSVIYPDIEHILSIESFESSSFSVKVTLKGSLSQILPPKKSTHFNVWVGGPGATPEKRIEDTLNSWSPILKTFLDDRRKLTFVMDIDLTTESNEAEVRKIMENLKASIKRRFPTTCIGITPFLSRNLDKSIYKIEFEVDIESYIIDGSSAVENIVLDLSNPSRPIKSQLKETLPNIIRDVQKHLDQMKPTVLNLNIRPPEESTENFMDIISEVIAPSLTSPFCGCKKNWMAKPDFDFNGYLIDISMSITFEPSKRSKLEKPTQCAEDIDIDLTKPGSKLEVEFDRIFPTMFTEVQVYLEQGKTVTLVFQLALPPNSALKQISESLMGILQNYFPYNEVSIAIQQKSDNVKSSATLTVTVLPEKDPLPSSNIDIPLDLSQAYSVQFSLAELAKMYKSRLHALLQQQSTLTVGLRINPPRGVGDNFLETLTTYVMEAINGVIKNKTIQVQSKAAKNSKGAYIKIRTVITIS, encoded by the exons ATGAAAAACTCCAAGTGGCATCTTCATCTACTATTACTACTCTTTTTTGAGAGTGGCTTTATTTCCACTAGCGATTATT ACGATGTAGACAAAACTATTAAGGTGGATTTATCGTATGAAGGAAAAACCGCTTCGGGATTTAAACAGTTCTTGAAAGATGCATTGGAAAAATGTGATCTCATTCCAGGAAAGTATGTTGAACTTTTGATCACCCCACcggaaggtgcagaaatcgaCTATACCGAAAACCTTATTAAAGTTATGGAAGATGTTCTCCCAAGTTACATGAACGCAACTGATACAGTCCTCAAAATTACCTCAGTCGTGAACGATATTTCGGATTTCCTGGAGGACATTAAAGTGGACATCATTAGTGGATTCGCAGACGCTAAGAGTTTATACTCAGATATACAAAGAATCACTGAGCCTTACGTGTTGAAAATAGTGTCAATGTATGACGAATTCCATACCAAATTAACCGCAATACTGGAGGATGCTATTGCATCCTGCAAACATTGCTCAGATGCCGCAGACGCGATAAGTTTCATCCTGAATTTGGACCTACCAAATGGAACGACTCATGACTACGTTGACCAAATACTTGATTATGCAAATATATATTTGAAAGAGAAATATTCGGCATTTGCCATCGATAAAATTATCCTCGAGAATAGAGACGGAACGATGAGGAATGCCCAGTTGCTAGTCAAGTTATTACCCAATGCACAAAACGACGTTACGAAACTAAAACTTGATTTATCCTCTGGAGATGTAGACACAGAGATACTTATACAAAGACTCATTTCGAAATCAATATCGATCGATGTGGAGTCAAGATGTGAACCAATAGATATCCAAGTAATACCAGATAAAAAAGGTGAAAAAGCAATAGAAGATATAAAGAGGATTTTCCAAAAAGTTCTCCAAGCTTTTTCACCTGAAAAAAAGTACATAATAACACAACTCACCGCTGAAACAAACATTGAAAATACATTCGCCCTTCAAATCGAATGCCCACGAGCTAAATCCGTAAACGACCGAAAGTTAAGAATGAGAAAGAGGAGTTTATTATTCGGATTCAAGAACGAGATAATAATCGATCTTACACGACCAGGAGTAAGTGTAGAAACAGACCTTCAAAAGAGTATCCCACAGATTCTATCTAAAATACAGGCGGAATTAAAAACCAGTAACTATGTGAGTCTAAGTTTCAGTGTGCGAACGCCACCCAAACAAGGTTCGGGCTACATTAGGATCGCACAGAACGAACTCTTGCTTGCTCTGAAGAAGTATTTCAAGGATTGCCAGATTAATGTTGCTGCTAGACCGTTGATAGGTTTTGGAGGTTTTCTATCTCAAATAGTTTTCGATGTATCTCTAGAACAAAGGATGAGTGGAGGCAGCATCCTAGGAAATGGAATCGAAATCTTATTGGATCTTTTCTCACCAGGCATCAATGTGATTTCTGAAGTGCGTACTATTATACTTAATCTGTTGCCCAAAATAACCGCAGATATACGATTAGGAAAGACTGTTTCGTTCAGTCTGAAGGTAAGACCCCCGAAAAGTTCGAATTCGGGCTTCTTGCAAAAAATGCAAGACAAGATCCGGCTACAACTCAAAACTTATTTTCCTAATTGCGGTATATCTGTGTCGCCTAAAAATAATAATGTCGGAAATGGAGACTATCTGATTTTCCTCGTAGAATTGCAACCGTTTTATAATATTGCAACTACTCCACCAActggaaatttcgaaataaatctaGAGACTCCTGGTGCTTCCCTCGAATCAcaaatttcaattcatttacCAAGTGTACTTCCCAAATTGCAGAATTTATTGGACAGTAACAAACCTGCTTCCTTATCTTTGTCGGTTAAACCTCCCAGAAATTTCGGATCTAATTATATATCACTAATAAAGCACCAACTTACAGTTATAATGCAGAGGAAAATTCCAAATAGAAAAATTTCCATAATCCCCGTCAAAGAAAATCCTTCTGAAATTTCATTCAACGTCAATATACTCCCAAAACTAGACGATTCAAATTTTCCATCAATTGCCGATATCAATTTGGGAATAAAAGGAATTGACCTGAAGAAAGAAATAAATGCCTTCTTGTCAAATCTCCCGCCGAACTTCCAGAAAAATTTGGATAGACGCATTCCTCAAACCTTTGAAATCGTAGTTGAAACTTCCCCGTCTGAAGGAACCCCATCAATCGATAGATATTTGGAAGAAATAAAAGAAATACTCAACAAGCGTTTCCCCAGCTGTTATATATCGATAAGTGGTAAGGTTGAAAGTGGCCTCCAACCAAATACTATCATGACAATCTTCGAAGTACTACTTCAGCCAGGAAGAAAGGATCAGGTTGCTTTTCTACCAGGTTCTTGGTTGAAAAACAAGTTAGATTTCAACGGGGACATTAACGGACTTATCTCTGAAATACAATTTATACTGAAAAATACCTCATCGGCTGCTAGTCAACAGTTGAAGCAAAACAAGACAGTTGGTTTCAGTTACGAGATAGTAATAGAAGAAGATACAACGAAGATCGATCTGGAGGTTATTGCTTCCACTATTTTGTCACAATTGATCGATGTTTTCCCAGATTTCCGGTTAGATACCACTATAAACTGCATAGAGGATAcggaaaatttcataaaaaagggAGAAATAAACATACTCATACAACCGGAACAAAGAAATGAAGATGTTCAGTGGGTAAGCTACCCCAATAGATTCGTATTGGAATTGTTCAGAGAAGGTGCCACAGTGGACTCTCAAATGAAAAAGGTAATCGCACAGTTGTTCGGAAAAATTGGTGGAGATTCAAATAAAGATGACTCTCACATAGTTCAGTTCCTCATAAAACCACCGAAGAATTCCGACGAGAAATTCATGTATTTCACATCAGACCGAATCATGGATAATCTCTGCAGATATTTCCCCGAATATTTcatcgaaattatttcgaatGCAATAATGGGCGATCAGAATAGCATTACGGAAATCGTACTAAACGTCAGATTATATCCGGGAAGGACacctgaagaaatcagcatttcGACTGGAGAAAGTCCGGGTATTTTTGAACTTGACGTCACGAAAACTACGGGAAGCCCCATTGTACAAATCGGTATATGGATGCAATCTAACTTGGGAAGGATAATCACCGAACTCAAGTCAAAACCCGTCATTCTTATTTTCAACATTGAGCCTATAGAAAACTCAAGAATTGAATATCAAATcatgaaattgaatgaaatcaaAGAATTGATCCTGAACTTATTTATCAATCACAATATACGTTTCGAGGTGAGAGGAGTCCAGGATAGAAGGGGTTTCGTTAAGCGTACAGATGTTGTAGTAAAAATCCAACCAAATTTTAAAGAAATGACTGATACAGGATTTCTCGGAGGAATCCTATGGGACGCTGATGAAAATTCGTTCCAAATAGAAAGACCACCGCGAGACCTTACATGGGATATGACTATACGAAATGAATCCGTGTGTGAGATGACAATAAGGCCCGATGACAATATAGCAATGGCCGTTGATtctgaaattagaaaaattttaATCGATATAAGGAATGCATTGAAGGTTGAGAAAATGTACCAAGCTGGATTCCTTTTGCAATTTCCTGGGGGTATTTCTAAGCAAAAATTACAATTCATATCGAAGTTAATGGTCGAACACTTCGAACATTTCAACGATAATTACATATTCAAGACCAACATACTAGATGAACAGATTGATAAAGATTCAGTGACGAAAGCGAAGATCATTGTCGACATAACATCACCAAAACGAACAGAAATTCACATCGGTTCAGCAGAAAAAGGGCAGAATATTCTGGAggcaataaaacaaaaattggcTGAAACAAAGAAGAAAATGATGGATTCGTTAAATCAAGGACAGAAAGCAGATATTGTTCTCAATTTCTCGAAACCAAAAAGTCCATCATCGAAATTCGTAGAGGAAACTCTAGCAATATTAGATCAAGAACTTAGTGTGATTTATCCCGATATAGAACACATTTTGAGTATCGAGTCTTTTGAATCCTCGTCATTTTCGGTCAAGGTCACATTGAAAGGATCGCTCTCTCAAATATTGCCACCTAAGAAATCGACCCATTTTAATGTTTGGGTCGGAGGTCCAGGAGCAACTCCTGAAAAAAGAATAGAAGATACTTTGAACTCCTGGTCACCTATTTTGAAAACTTTCCTCGATGATCGCAGAAAATTAACATTTGTTATGGACATAGACCTCACAACGGAATCGAATGAGGCGGAAGTTCGAAAAATAATGGAGAATTTGAAAGCGTCCATAAAGCGGAGGTTCCCCACAACTTGCATAGGTATCACGCCTTTCTTGTCCAGGAACTTGGACAAATCAATATATAAGATCGAATTCGAGGTAGATATCGAGTCATATATCATCGATGGATCTTCAGCAGTCGAAAACATCGTACTGGACCTTTCCAATCCAAGCCGTCCTATCAAGTCGCAGTTGAAAGAAACTCTTCCGAATATAATCCGCGACGTTCAGAAACATTTAGATCAGATGAAACCAACCGTtcttaatttgaatattcgtCCTCCTGAGGAATCAACAGAAAACTTTATGGACATAATTTCTGAAGTAATTGCGCCTTCATTAACGTCTCCGTTCTGTGGTTGCAAAAAGAATTGGATGGCCAAACCTGACTTCGACTTCAATGGTTACTTGATCGACATCTCAATGAGTATAACATTTGAACCATCCAAGCGTTCTAAACTTGAAAAACCGACGCAATGTGCAGAGGATATTGATATAGATTTGACGAAACCTGGTAGTAAGTTGGAGGTAGAATTCGATAGAATTTTCCCCACAATGTTCACGGAGGTTCAAGTATACTTAGAGCAAGGAAAAACGGTGACTTTGGTTTTCCAACTAGCTCTTCCTCCAAACAGTGCTCTGAAACAGATCTCAGAATCTTTGATGGGGATACTTCAGAATTACTTCCCCTACAACGAAGTTTCCATTGCGATTCAACAAAAGAGCGATAATGTGAAATCTTCCGCGACCTTGACCGTAACAGTACTACCTGAGAAGGATCCTCTTCCTTCTTCAAATATTGATATACCTCTGGACTTGTCACAAGCGTATAGCGTCCAATTCAGTTTAGCAGAATTGGCTAAGATGTACAAGTCGCGACTACATGCTTTGTTGCAGCAACAGAGCACCCTTACTGTAGGCCTTAGGATAAATCCTCCTAGAGGAGTTGGCGACAACTTCCTCGAAACACTTACTACATATGTAATGGAGGCAATCAATGgggtcataaaaaataaaacgatCCAGGTGCAGAGTAAAGCAGCCAAGAATTCGAAAGGAGCATATATCAAAATAAGGACGGTCATTACTATCTCTTAG